Proteins from a single region of Corynebacterium pseudogenitalium:
- a CDS encoding acylphosphatase, giving the protein MATIRMTAFVHGHVQGVGFRWWTRCRALELGLQGYAKNLVDGRVEVVAEGDEGDVDTLKRLLEEQPSSTQRPGHVDIVVAQYGEPRGAEGFHER; this is encoded by the coding sequence ATGGCCACCATTCGTATGACCGCGTTTGTGCACGGGCACGTTCAAGGCGTCGGGTTCCGCTGGTGGACCCGCTGCCGGGCCTTGGAGCTCGGCCTACAGGGGTATGCGAAGAATCTTGTCGACGGCCGCGTTGAAGTAGTCGCGGAAGGCGACGAAGGGGACGTCGATACGCTGAAGCGACTACTGGAAGAACAGCCCTCCTCAACGCAACGACCGGGCCACGTGGACATAGTAGTCGCGCAGTACGGTGAGCCTCGTGGGGCGGAAGGCTTCCACGAACGGTAA